From the genome of Pelobacter propionicus DSM 2379, one region includes:
- a CDS encoding DUF3426 domain-containing protein codes for MIIQCEQCRTKFRLDDSKIKENGVKVRCAKCRHVFTVMKQQPEQAEQSDFGAMLEQSSALGATPQEAESGFPQEQAAENPFAAAQEQEQSGQSFDFGAVEPPQEEQPQAPAEEFSFSANQESAPAMGETPPSPPGEFQFGEVDFGQPAEQPTMAESALEPFPEAKAAAPHQPFGDEFDFQPLDSQQQAASVEEQAPAAPHGEIDFGQVDFGQPEVAASAEPFIAEQGSATPQVPPPLEFEFDLPESNDTQSQLSGEKTETVPAGPENIPTADAFDFAMELPTPPSGQKLPQLEEAFSFDVPAETAITPPQPAAAVPSAALPVQPEPVQPAGTEMKPYGPVISPAPEPAPGTADSDLVPPEPAQEELPPLSIPSRRKSSSLLKALVALLVLAMVGAAAFYGKDLYPKLKQMIAPESGKIQLRSISSSFVRNTTTGSELLVISGEAVNGFTTPRASLQVKGMVYGDKGQVLASKNAYCGNPLSAQQLASMPLDAIELAMANQVGSGLSNLEIAPGKALPFTVVIATVPEGAKNIGIVPAGSQALGEKAK; via the coding sequence ATGATAATCCAGTGTGAACAGTGCCGGACAAAGTTCAGGCTCGATGATTCCAAGATCAAGGAGAACGGAGTCAAGGTTCGCTGCGCAAAGTGCCGACACGTCTTTACGGTCATGAAACAGCAGCCTGAGCAGGCGGAACAGAGCGACTTCGGCGCCATGCTGGAGCAGAGCTCCGCCCTTGGCGCCACGCCTCAGGAGGCCGAGTCTGGCTTTCCCCAGGAGCAGGCCGCCGAAAACCCCTTTGCCGCTGCCCAGGAACAGGAGCAGAGCGGACAGTCCTTCGATTTTGGTGCAGTTGAGCCGCCGCAGGAAGAGCAGCCCCAGGCTCCGGCCGAGGAGTTCTCCTTTTCCGCCAACCAGGAGAGCGCTCCAGCCATGGGGGAGACTCCCCCCTCCCCTCCCGGTGAATTCCAGTTCGGCGAGGTGGATTTCGGACAGCCCGCGGAACAGCCGACCATGGCTGAATCCGCCCTGGAACCGTTCCCGGAGGCCAAGGCCGCAGCTCCGCACCAGCCCTTCGGAGATGAATTCGACTTCCAGCCCCTGGATAGCCAGCAGCAGGCCGCATCGGTAGAAGAGCAGGCCCCGGCCGCCCCCCACGGAGAGATCGATTTCGGCCAGGTGGATTTCGGGCAACCCGAGGTTGCGGCCAGCGCGGAACCGTTCATAGCCGAACAGGGAAGCGCTACCCCGCAGGTCCCGCCCCCCCTGGAGTTCGAATTCGATCTGCCCGAAAGCAACGACACCCAGAGCCAGCTCTCCGGGGAAAAAACGGAGACCGTCCCAGCCGGACCGGAAAACATACCCACCGCGGATGCGTTCGATTTTGCCATGGAGTTGCCCACCCCTCCCAGCGGGCAGAAGCTGCCCCAACTGGAGGAGGCATTCAGCTTCGACGTTCCCGCTGAAACGGCGATCACCCCCCCACAGCCGGCAGCGGCTGTCCCTTCTGCAGCACTTCCGGTTCAGCCGGAGCCCGTGCAGCCGGCAGGGACAGAGATGAAACCATACGGCCCGGTCATCTCGCCAGCGCCAGAGCCAGCGCCTGGCACGGCCGATAGCGATCTGGTTCCGCCCGAACCGGCCCAGGAAGAGCTGCCCCCCCTCTCGATCCCCTCACGCCGCAAGTCGTCATCCCTGCTGAAGGCGCTGGTGGCTCTTCTGGTGCTGGCAATGGTCGGCGCGGCCGCCTTCTACGGCAAGGATCTCTACCCGAAACTGAAACAGATGATCGCTCCCGAATCGGGCAAAATCCAGCTCCGCTCCATCTCCTCATCATTTGTCAGGAACACGACCACCGGCAGCGAACTGCTGGTGATCAGCGGAGAAGCGGTCAACGGATTTACCACCCCGCGGGCATCCCTACAGGTAAAGGGAATGGTGTACGGCGACAAGGGCCAGGTGCTGGCCAGTAAGAACGCCTACTGCGGCAACCCCCTGTCGGCGCAGCAGTTGGCCAGCATGCCGCTGGACGCCATTGAACTGGCCATGGCCAATCAGGTCGGCAGCGGCCTCTCCAACCTGGAAATCGCCCCCGGCAAGGCACTCCCCTTCACGGTTGTCATCGCAACGGTGCCGGAGGGAGCCAAAAATATCGGCATTGTCCCTGCCGGATCACAGGCTCTGGGTGAAAAAGCCAAATAG
- a CDS encoding TIGR02757 family protein: MHDLPIKAVLDRLCATRSPRQLANDPLSFCHRYRDPLDREVAAVISSAFAYGAVGIILRTLESIFDHMGPSPRRYVECFQPERGLRDFNAFKHRFNDGRDLCALLWCIRLMIREAGNVEEFFLRGHDDSAPDVTESLNRYSTAALALDYSPLFGQESFPKSSSFPFLFPAPHSGSACKRLCMFLRWVARPADGIDLGIWRGISPSQLIIPVDTHIQRICGYLGFSGRRSADWRTAREITAALRRLDPFDPVRYDFALAHLGISEGCNGVDPAACAACPIAGICPQQGAITTIRKGL; the protein is encoded by the coding sequence ATGCACGACCTCCCGATCAAGGCCGTCCTGGACCGTCTCTGCGCCACCCGATCACCGCGACAACTGGCCAACGACCCGCTCTCCTTCTGTCACCGCTACCGCGACCCGCTGGACAGGGAGGTGGCCGCCGTCATCTCCTCCGCATTCGCCTACGGCGCGGTCGGGATCATCCTGCGCACGCTGGAGTCGATCTTCGACCATATGGGGCCGTCGCCGCGCCGCTATGTGGAATGTTTCCAGCCGGAGCGCGGCCTGCGCGATTTCAACGCTTTCAAACACCGCTTCAACGACGGCCGCGACCTGTGTGCCCTGCTGTGGTGCATACGGCTGATGATCCGGGAGGCTGGCAATGTCGAGGAGTTCTTCCTGCGCGGCCACGACGACAGCGCCCCGGATGTGACCGAATCCCTGAACCGCTACTCCACGGCCGCGCTGGCCCTGGACTATTCACCGCTATTCGGCCAGGAGAGCTTCCCGAAAAGCTCCTCTTTTCCGTTCCTGTTTCCCGCCCCCCACTCGGGAAGCGCCTGCAAGCGACTCTGCATGTTTCTGCGCTGGGTGGCGCGTCCGGCCGACGGCATCGATCTGGGCATCTGGCGCGGAATATCGCCCTCCCAGCTGATCATCCCGGTGGACACCCACATCCAGCGCATCTGCGGTTATCTGGGGTTCAGCGGACGCAGGAGCGCCGACTGGCGTACGGCCCGGGAGATAACCGCGGCGCTGCGCCGGCTGGACCCCTTCGACCCGGTCAGGTACGATTTTGCCCTGGCTCACCTGGGAATTTCCGAGGGCTGTAACGGTGTGGATCCGGCCGCCTGCGCAGCCTGCCCCATCGCCGGAATCTGTCCGCAACAGGGCGCTATCACTACGATAAGAAAAGGTTTATGA
- the galT gene encoding galactose-1-phosphate uridylyltransferase — protein sequence MSELRWDPLKLHWVIIATERGRRPRDFQVEREHNGMTACPFCYGNEDKTPPEIFAIRPSGMPNAANWRVRVIPNKYPALRVEGQAGSRGYGLYDVMNGIGAHEVIIETPDHNRSMADLAVNEICDVLRAYRARYLDLRKDFRLRYMVIFKNHGLRAGATLHHSHSQLIAVPLLPPVAATELKVARTYFGTKERCIFCDIIDFELREGQRVVREFPNYLTMTPFASSSPFELRLFPKQHSHDFALMNDAQLSELAMALKDMLLRVKSVLLDAPYNFILHTAPPPHHRPGKPGHWGSLEYDYHWHIELVPRLTQTAGFEWGTGFYINPTSPEDAAQFLREAEV from the coding sequence ATGTCAGAACTGCGCTGGGATCCATTGAAACTGCACTGGGTGATTATCGCCACCGAGCGGGGCCGGCGACCGCGGGATTTCCAGGTTGAGCGGGAACATAACGGCATGACCGCCTGCCCCTTCTGCTACGGCAACGAGGACAAGACGCCGCCGGAGATCTTCGCCATACGCCCCAGCGGCATGCCCAACGCCGCCAACTGGCGCGTGCGGGTCATCCCCAACAAGTACCCGGCACTGAGGGTGGAGGGGCAGGCGGGGAGCCGCGGCTACGGGCTCTACGACGTGATGAACGGCATCGGCGCCCATGAGGTGATCATCGAAACCCCCGACCACAACCGCTCCATGGCCGACCTGGCGGTGAACGAGATCTGCGATGTGCTCAGGGCCTACCGCGCCCGCTACCTGGATCTGCGTAAAGATTTCCGCCTGCGCTACATGGTGATCTTCAAGAACCATGGCCTGCGCGCCGGCGCGACCCTGCACCATTCCCACAGCCAGTTGATCGCCGTTCCGCTACTCCCGCCGGTGGCCGCCACCGAGCTGAAGGTGGCCCGCACCTATTTCGGCACAAAGGAGCGTTGCATCTTCTGCGACATCATCGACTTCGAACTTAGGGAGGGACAGCGGGTGGTGCGGGAATTTCCCAACTATCTGACCATGACCCCCTTCGCATCCAGTTCCCCCTTCGAACTCAGGCTCTTCCCCAAACAGCACAGCCATGACTTTGCCCTGATGAACGACGCCCAGCTGTCCGAACTGGCAATGGCACTGAAGGACATGCTGCTGCGGGTCAAGAGCGTGCTGCTGGACGCTCCCTACAATTTCATCCTCCACACCGCGCCGCCGCCCCATCACCGACCGGGCAAACCGGGGCACTGGGGTTCGCTGGAGTATGACTACCACTGGCATATCGAGCTGGTCCCGCGCCTGACCCAGACGGCCGGCTTCGAGTGGGGCACCGGTTTCTACATCAACCCCACCTCGCCGGAGGACGCGGCACAGTTCCTGCGCGAGGCAGAGGTGTAA
- a CDS encoding glycoside hydrolase family 57 protein, with the protein MPTPLDVVIVWHMHQPYYKDPIKNAYALPWTYLHAIKDYFDMPAIVEDTPGARAVFNLVPSLIEQVLDYADGTAVDRFLEMGRAAPADLCEDDRIFLLENFFSANRQRMIEPNRRYLELLYMAGEGKAGNARDRVRHFSDQDLLDLQVCFFLAWTGEAARRRYPAFGELIVKGDSYTNADKELLFTTQREVVRAIIPLYKRLHDAGAVELAVSPYYHPILPLLCDTRIALNALPRIAVPAAHFSYPEDARAQIRRGIDYFRSVFGFIPNGMWPPEGSVSSEALEIIAECGLSWIASDEEVLAKSLERGLGDHKERLYRPWRFDGSHGGLGMFFRDHHLSDLIGFTYSSWDAGRAADDLCCRLTAIKERIGGEGRVIPIILDGENAWEYYANNGYDFLRSMYTAISGTPELNLTTCSDVLTNTSFTGRLHTVHPGSWINANFGIWIGHPEENLAWELLARTRETAASSNPDVAAILDGHQADGDGSRIAEQICCSLYAAEGSDWFWWYGDDHFSPHSDRFDRLFRQHLLNVYHLLGLDPPSQLLEPIKKKSPAGLIREPATFIDPNINGRISDYFEWLAAGLYDLTRQGSAMHSSDRMLQSFYYGYNRTSFFVRIDGIQELSRLLREVDVLNLHLIFDREYRLPMQISCDEGLLLVKESNLWVPTHGHCHWKVAKTCEVSIPLEVLRLPPRSKLFASLSLVRDNEEIGRWPSDAPLMLYYAGPEIELENWLI; encoded by the coding sequence ATGCCAACCCCTCTCGATGTGGTCATCGTATGGCACATGCACCAGCCATACTACAAGGATCCGATCAAAAACGCCTACGCGCTCCCCTGGACCTACCTGCATGCGATCAAGGACTACTTCGACATGCCGGCCATCGTCGAGGACACACCCGGGGCGCGGGCGGTGTTCAACCTGGTCCCGTCGCTGATCGAGCAGGTTCTGGACTATGCCGACGGCACGGCCGTGGACCGCTTCCTGGAGATGGGCAGGGCCGCTCCTGCGGACCTCTGCGAAGACGACCGCATCTTCCTGCTGGAGAACTTCTTCTCCGCCAACCGCCAGCGCATGATCGAACCGAACCGTCGCTACCTGGAGCTGCTCTACATGGCCGGAGAGGGCAAAGCGGGCAATGCCCGCGATCGGGTGCGGCATTTCAGCGATCAAGACCTGCTGGACCTGCAGGTCTGCTTCTTCCTGGCTTGGACCGGCGAGGCGGCCCGCCGCCGTTACCCGGCCTTTGGCGAGCTTATCGTCAAGGGGGATTCCTACACCAACGCCGACAAGGAACTGCTCTTCACTACCCAACGGGAGGTGGTCCGGGCAATCATCCCGCTCTACAAGCGGCTCCACGATGCGGGGGCCGTCGAACTGGCGGTCTCCCCCTACTACCATCCGATTCTGCCGCTTTTGTGCGATACCCGCATCGCCCTGAACGCCTTGCCGCGCATCGCGGTTCCCGCTGCGCACTTCAGCTACCCCGAAGACGCCAGGGCCCAGATTCGCCGCGGCATCGACTATTTCAGGTCCGTGTTCGGCTTCATTCCCAACGGCATGTGGCCGCCCGAGGGGTCGGTCAGCAGCGAGGCCCTGGAGATCATCGCCGAGTGCGGCCTCTCCTGGATCGCCTCGGACGAGGAGGTGCTGGCCAAGAGCCTGGAGCGGGGGCTGGGGGATCACAAGGAGCGGCTCTACCGCCCCTGGCGTTTCGACGGCAGCCATGGTGGCCTGGGCATGTTCTTCCGCGACCACCATCTGTCGGACCTGATCGGCTTCACCTACTCGTCCTGGGACGCCGGCCGCGCCGCCGACGATCTCTGTTGCCGGCTCACGGCCATCAAGGAGCGTATCGGTGGCGAGGGGCGCGTCATCCCGATCATCCTGGACGGCGAAAATGCCTGGGAATACTACGCCAACAACGGCTACGACTTCCTGCGCAGCATGTACACCGCCATCTCCGGCACGCCTGAACTCAACCTGACCACCTGCTCGGACGTGCTGACCAACACCAGCTTCACGGGACGCCTGCACACCGTCCACCCCGGTTCCTGGATCAACGCCAACTTCGGCATCTGGATCGGCCATCCCGAGGAAAATCTGGCCTGGGAGCTGCTGGCGCGAACGCGCGAAACGGCCGCCAGCAGCAACCCGGACGTGGCGGCCATCCTGGACGGCCATCAAGCGGACGGCGACGGTAGCCGGATCGCCGAACAGATCTGTTGCTCCCTCTATGCGGCGGAGGGGAGCGACTGGTTCTGGTGGTACGGCGACGACCATTTCTCCCCCCACAGCGACCGCTTCGACCGCCTGTTCCGCCAGCACCTGCTGAACGTCTACCACCTGCTGGGACTGGACCCGCCCAGCCAGCTGCTGGAACCGATCAAAAAGAAGAGCCCCGCCGGCCTGATCCGCGAACCGGCGACCTTCATCGATCCGAACATCAACGGCCGGATCAGCGACTATTTCGAGTGGCTGGCCGCCGGGCTCTATGATCTGACCCGCCAGGGGTCGGCCATGCACTCTTCGGACCGCATGCTGCAGAGCTTCTACTACGGCTACAACCGGACCTCGTTCTTCGTGCGCATCGACGGCATCCAGGAGCTCTCCCGCCTGCTACGGGAGGTGGATGTGCTCAACCTGCATCTGATCTTCGACCGCGAGTACCGTCTCCCCATGCAGATCAGCTGCGACGAGGGGCTGCTGCTGGTCAAGGAGAGCAATCTCTGGGTGCCCACCCACGGCCATTGCCACTGGAAGGTGGCCAAGACCTGCGAAGTCAGCATCCCCCTGGAAGTGCTCAGACTTCCCCCCAGGAGCAAGCTCTTCGCCTCCCTGTCACTGGTGCGCGACAACGAGGAGATCGGCAGATGGCCCTCGGACGCACCGCTGATGCTGTACTACGCCGGTCCGGAGATAGAGCTGGAAAACTGGCTGATTTAG
- a CDS encoding mannose-1-phosphate guanyltransferase — MKAVIMAGGFGTRIQPLTSNLPKPMIPLFNRPIMLHIVELLKKHDITDLVMLLYHQPEVIKKFFRDGSDFGVKITYVIPLQDMGTAGAVKAAEKYLDERFLVISGDLLTDFNLKKVVNFHNDNKAMATITLTSVKDPLQFGVVITDKERRITQFLEKPGWGEVISDTINTGIYVLEPEIFKYIPEGENFDFSQDLFPTLLANNDPLFGFPARGYWRDIGNTDSYREAYHDIFRGKVNLKIYEPKLDFVGKDLRIASDVTLGDPSGLEGTVVVGDNSQILRGVQIKDSVIGRNCTIEQGVRLSRCVIWDNTYVKKGARINDCVVCSNVLIGQGASLEEGVIIADGTSIGDETVIRRDVKIWPRKVVEPGSIVTANLIWGEKWRKLLFEGAIVRGLSNVELTPEFVAKLGCAYGTMLPKGSFVLGGRDSNRVTRMLKRCFMGGILSTGVNVRDLKMAPQPMLRYKLKTFGEVGGFHFRQAEDDPAALEIVFMDSDGLDFSSGMAKNVERIFFKENFRRAHHTEPGAITDINNVADYYREGFLRAIDREQLKKAAWTVVIDFNHSAASQILPLILNELGCYVIALNAYVDEGRGFTREMDKQTALEQLSKIVSSVGAQAGFWLDPTAEAITLLDETGHILSGIELLSLFASLTMKSGQRGVIAVPVQAPSSIEQMAAPKRCQITRTKSSERAMLEAAGSSEVILAGSTDGRFALPVFQASFDGMFAIARLIELAAASGGPLSRSLADLPECAYLQTSISCPWEMKGGIMRKMSEDSLDKEATFIDGIKVHFGDEWILLLPDQHSHYIHIVAEGKDHKSAQRLLAEYQKKVESWKKELE; from the coding sequence ATGAAAGCCGTCATCATGGCCGGCGGATTCGGCACCCGCATCCAGCCGCTCACCAGCAACCTCCCCAAGCCGATGATTCCCCTGTTCAACCGTCCGATCATGCTCCATATCGTGGAGCTGCTCAAAAAACATGACATAACCGATCTGGTCATGCTGCTCTACCATCAGCCCGAGGTGATCAAGAAGTTCTTCCGGGACGGCTCCGATTTCGGGGTCAAGATCACCTACGTGATACCGCTGCAGGACATGGGCACGGCCGGGGCGGTCAAGGCGGCCGAGAAGTACCTGGACGAACGCTTCCTGGTGATCAGCGGCGACCTGCTAACCGACTTCAACCTGAAAAAGGTCGTCAACTTCCACAACGACAACAAGGCCATGGCCACCATCACCCTGACTTCGGTCAAGGACCCGCTCCAGTTCGGGGTGGTGATCACCGACAAGGAGCGGCGCATCACCCAGTTCCTGGAAAAGCCGGGCTGGGGCGAGGTTATCTCCGACACCATCAATACCGGCATCTACGTCCTGGAGCCGGAGATATTCAAGTACATTCCCGAGGGAGAAAACTTCGACTTCTCCCAGGATCTCTTCCCCACCTTGCTGGCGAACAACGACCCGCTGTTCGGCTTCCCAGCCAGGGGGTACTGGCGGGACATCGGCAACACCGATTCCTACCGCGAGGCCTACCACGACATCTTCAGGGGCAAGGTCAACCTGAAGATCTACGAGCCCAAGCTGGACTTCGTGGGCAAGGATCTGCGCATCGCCAGCGACGTGACCCTGGGCGACCCGTCGGGGCTGGAGGGAACGGTGGTCGTGGGTGACAACAGCCAGATCCTGCGCGGCGTGCAGATAAAGGACTCGGTCATCGGACGCAACTGCACCATCGAGCAGGGGGTCAGACTGAGCCGCTGCGTGATCTGGGACAACACCTATGTCAAGAAGGGGGCGCGCATCAACGACTGCGTGGTCTGCTCCAACGTGCTCATCGGCCAGGGAGCAAGCCTGGAAGAGGGGGTCATCATTGCCGACGGAACCTCCATCGGCGACGAGACGGTGATCAGGCGGGATGTGAAGATCTGGCCACGCAAGGTGGTTGAGCCGGGATCCATTGTCACCGCCAACCTGATCTGGGGCGAAAAATGGCGCAAGCTGCTCTTCGAAGGGGCCATCGTCAGGGGGCTCTCCAACGTGGAGTTGACCCCGGAATTCGTGGCCAAGCTGGGCTGCGCCTACGGCACCATGCTCCCCAAGGGGAGTTTCGTGCTTGGTGGCCGCGATTCCAACCGGGTCACGCGCATGCTCAAGCGCTGCTTCATGGGCGGCATCCTCTCCACCGGGGTCAACGTGCGCGACCTGAAGATGGCGCCCCAGCCCATGCTGCGCTACAAGCTGAAGACCTTCGGCGAGGTGGGGGGATTCCACTTCCGCCAGGCAGAGGACGACCCGGCAGCCCTGGAGATCGTGTTCATGGACAGCGACGGGCTGGACTTCTCCAGCGGCATGGCCAAGAACGTGGAGCGCATCTTCTTCAAGGAAAACTTCCGCCGCGCCCACCACACCGAGCCGGGCGCCATCACGGACATCAACAACGTGGCCGACTACTACCGCGAGGGTTTCCTGCGTGCGATTGACCGGGAACAGCTCAAGAAGGCCGCCTGGACAGTGGTGATCGACTTCAACCACTCCGCCGCCAGCCAGATCCTGCCGCTGATCCTCAACGAACTGGGTTGCTACGTCATCGCCCTGAACGCCTACGTGGACGAGGGGCGCGGCTTCACGAGGGAGATGGACAAGCAGACCGCTCTGGAGCAGCTCTCCAAGATCGTCTCCTCCGTGGGCGCCCAAGCCGGTTTCTGGCTCGACCCCACCGCGGAAGCCATCACCCTGCTGGACGAAACCGGCCACATCCTGAGCGGCATCGAACTCCTGTCCCTGTTCGCCTCACTGACCATGAAGAGCGGCCAGAGGGGGGTGATCGCCGTACCGGTGCAGGCCCCCTCGAGCATCGAACAGATGGCTGCCCCCAAGCGCTGCCAGATCACCCGCACCAAGAGCAGCGAACGGGCCATGCTGGAGGCGGCCGGTTCCAGCGAGGTGATCCTGGCCGGCTCCACCGACGGCCGTTTCGCCCTGCCGGTCTTCCAGGCCTCCTTCGACGGCATGTTCGCCATCGCCCGGCTGATCGAGCTGGCCGCGGCCAGCGGCGGCCCGCTCTCCCGATCACTGGCCGACCTCCCGGAGTGCGCCTATCTGCAGACCAGCATCTCCTGTCCCTGGGAGATGAAGGGGGGCATCATGCGCAAGATGAGCGAGGACAGCCTGGACAAGGAGGCAACCTTCATCGACGGGATCAAGGTCCATTTCGGCGACGAGTGGATCCTGCTGCTGCCGGACCAGCACAGCCACTACATCCATATCGTTGCCGAGGGGAAGGACCATAAATCGGCCCAGAGGCTGCTGGCTGAATACCAGAAAAAAGTGGAGAGCTGGAAGAAAGAGCTGGAATAG
- a CDS encoding response regulator — MSRLLVVDDEANIRILYSEELADEGYEVVTAANTAEAIEKLQQTPFDLVVLDIKLKNENGIELLQKLVRERHEMPVILCSAFSCYKDDFSAWLADGYIVKSGDLTELKQEIARVLAKKIQKAKIGL; from the coding sequence ATGAGCAGGCTCCTGGTAGTTGATGATGAGGCCAACATTCGCATTCTGTACTCGGAAGAGCTGGCGGACGAGGGGTACGAGGTAGTCACCGCCGCCAACACCGCCGAAGCCATCGAAAAACTGCAGCAGACCCCCTTCGATCTGGTGGTTCTGGACATCAAACTGAAGAACGAAAACGGCATCGAACTGCTCCAGAAGCTGGTCCGGGAGCGACACGAGATGCCGGTGATCCTCTGCTCGGCCTTCTCCTGCTACAAGGACGACTTTTCCGCCTGGCTGGCGGACGGCTATATCGTCAAGTCCGGTGACCTGACCGAGCTGAAGCAGGAGATCGCCCGCGTGCTGGCCAAGAAGATCCAGAAGGCAAAGATCGGACTGTAA
- a CDS encoding sensor histidine kinase — protein sequence MGDCPNILEGDEALLASRQRRILEKCCDCASFKDDLRRFRESGHPLAPVILTLHGAHQRQKSQIDSLVSFLDSKTLEVRFLHELGSTLQSSVDLEEVLSVALTAITAGKGFGMNRAFLLIINREQGLLQGHLAIGPRSYEEANQTWDEISRNDMDLQGLAQNFRANKLDSERAKFHDILEQLTVPLSNSDHLLISTLNGTQPLLVENAFHNPDISTEIANLLGVDTFLLLPLISRKRRVGMIITDNCITHRRISEEDMRSIENFSFLVAFAIERASLYERLQVELSRATEAGNKLKEQQELIVRMEKMALVGRITSSIAHSIHNPLMVIGGFARSILKSTPEADPKRGFIESIVGEARHLEDVLDEILNYSDSLYPTRDFWDVNQLLEASLREIQEFLLERDCICQFEPQEELPLAYIDFKQVAYCVRTLVMDSLEGRSGELLSMRALRQGDGIHVVITDRARSVTPEDLDALLTPFAITHTMGSGLGLALCRTMLEKQDIPFIVAAPPGGGVTFTIILPTEKESSHEQAPGS from the coding sequence ATGGGCGACTGCCCGAACATCCTCGAGGGGGATGAGGCCCTTCTTGCGTCCCGCCAGCGCCGCATCCTTGAAAAGTGTTGCGACTGCGCCAGTTTCAAGGACGACCTGCGGCGTTTCCGCGAGAGCGGTCACCCCCTGGCTCCGGTCATCCTCACCCTGCACGGCGCGCACCAGCGCCAAAAATCCCAGATCGATTCCCTGGTCAGCTTCCTGGACAGCAAAACCCTGGAGGTGCGTTTCCTCCACGAGCTTGGTTCTACCCTGCAGAGTTCCGTGGACCTGGAGGAGGTGCTCTCCGTTGCCCTGACCGCCATTACCGCCGGCAAGGGCTTCGGCATGAACCGGGCCTTTCTGCTGATCATCAACCGTGAGCAGGGTCTCCTCCAGGGGCACCTGGCCATCGGACCGCGCAGCTATGAAGAGGCCAACCAGACCTGGGACGAGATCTCCCGCAACGACATGGACCTGCAGGGTCTGGCCCAGAATTTCCGCGCCAACAAACTCGACTCAGAACGGGCCAAGTTTCACGATATCCTGGAGCAGCTTACCGTTCCCCTGTCAAACAGCGATCACCTGCTGATCAGCACCTTGAACGGCACACAGCCGCTTTTGGTGGAAAACGCCTTCCACAACCCGGACATCTCCACTGAAATCGCCAACCTCCTGGGGGTCGATACCTTCCTGCTGCTGCCGTTGATCAGCCGCAAACGCCGGGTGGGCATGATCATCACCGACAACTGCATCACCCACCGCCGGATCAGTGAAGAAGACATGCGCTCCATCGAGAATTTTTCCTTTCTGGTGGCCTTTGCCATCGAGCGCGCCTCACTGTACGAACGGCTCCAGGTGGAACTGAGCCGTGCCACCGAGGCGGGCAACAAACTGAAGGAACAGCAGGAACTGATCGTCAGGATGGAGAAGATGGCACTGGTGGGGCGGATCACCTCCAGCATCGCCCACTCCATCCATAACCCGCTGATGGTCATCGGCGGATTCGCACGCTCCATCCTGAAGAGCACCCCCGAGGCAGACCCCAAGCGGGGCTTCATCGAATCCATCGTGGGGGAGGCTCGCCACCTGGAGGACGTGCTGGACGAGATCCTCAACTACTCCGATTCGCTCTATCCCACCAGGGATTTCTGGGATGTGAATCAGTTGCTGGAGGCATCCCTGCGGGAGATCCAGGAGTTTCTCCTGGAACGCGACTGCATCTGCCAGTTCGAGCCGCAGGAGGAACTCCCCCTGGCGTACATCGACTTCAAGCAGGTAGCCTACTGCGTGCGCACCCTGGTCATGGACAGCCTGGAGGGACGCAGCGGAGAACTGCTCTCCATGCGGGCCCTCCGGCAGGGTGACGGCATCCATGTGGTCATCACGGACAGGGCGCGCAGCGTCACCCCAGAAGACCTTGATGCGCTCTTGACCCCCTTTGCCATCACCCACACCATGGGATCGGGACTCGGCCTGGCGCTCTGCCGTACCATGCTGGAAAAGCAGGACATCCCCTTTATCGTTGCCGCGCCTCCCGGAGGCGGGGTCACCTTTACGATCATACTTCCCACGGAAAAGGAGAGCAGCCATGAGCAGGCTCCTGGTAGTTGA